From the genome of Phytohabitans rumicis, one region includes:
- a CDS encoding adenosine deaminase — protein METFIAGLPKVELHVHHVGSASPRIVAELAARHEGRTPVPADPAAIAEYFVFRDFAHFVEIYLSVVDLIREPEDVRILTFEVARELARQQVRYAELTVTPYSHVKRGIPAPEFCAAIEDARVHAERELGIVLRWCFDIPGEAGLPAAEETLRIALDERPDGLVSFGLGGPEIGVPRPQFKPYFDKARAAGLRSVPHAGETTGPATIWDAIRELGAERIGHGIAAAQDPALMAYLAEHRIPLEVCPTSNVRTRAVASLDEHPLPVLRDAGVLVTVNSDDPPMFGTTLNDEYAVAARLLGLDEAGVAGLAKDAVAASFLGPAEQSRLAAEIDAYGG, from the coding sequence GTGGAGACGTTCATCGCCGGGCTGCCCAAGGTCGAGCTGCACGTGCACCACGTCGGGTCGGCCTCGCCGCGGATCGTGGCCGAGCTGGCCGCCCGCCACGAGGGCCGTACGCCGGTGCCGGCCGACCCGGCGGCGATCGCGGAGTACTTCGTGTTTCGGGACTTCGCCCACTTCGTGGAGATCTACCTCAGCGTGGTCGATCTGATCCGCGAGCCGGAGGACGTGCGGATCCTGACCTTCGAGGTGGCCCGCGAGCTGGCCCGCCAACAGGTGCGGTACGCGGAGCTCACCGTCACGCCGTACTCCCACGTGAAGCGCGGGATCCCGGCGCCGGAGTTCTGCGCGGCGATCGAGGACGCCCGCGTGCACGCCGAACGGGAGCTGGGCATCGTGCTGCGGTGGTGCTTCGACATCCCGGGCGAGGCGGGGCTGCCGGCGGCCGAGGAGACGCTGCGGATCGCGCTGGACGAACGGCCGGACGGGCTGGTCAGCTTCGGCCTCGGCGGCCCGGAGATCGGGGTGCCGCGGCCGCAGTTCAAGCCGTACTTCGACAAGGCGCGGGCGGCGGGGCTGCGCTCGGTGCCGCACGCGGGGGAGACGACCGGCCCGGCAACCATCTGGGACGCGATCCGGGAACTGGGCGCCGAGCGGATCGGGCACGGCATCGCGGCGGCGCAGGATCCCGCGCTGATGGCGTACCTGGCCGAGCACCGGATCCCGCTGGAGGTGTGCCCGACCTCCAACGTACGCACCCGAGCGGTCGCGTCGCTCGACGAGCACCCGCTGCCGGTGCTGCGCGACGCCGGCGTCCTGGTGACGGTCAACTCCGACGACCCGCCCATGTTCGGCACCACGCTCAACGACGAGTACGCGGTGGCGGCCCGGCTGCTGGGGCTGGACGAGGCCGGGGTGGCCGGGCTGGCGAAGGACGCGGTGGCGGCGTCGTTCCTCGGGCCGGCGGAGCAGTCCCGGCTCGCCGCCGAAATCGACGCGTACGGCGGCTAG
- a CDS encoding trans-aconitate 2-methyltransferase: MWDPSTYLRYGDERSRPFYDLVARVGADRPRAVVDLGCGPGNLTATLAQRWPDARVRGIDSSAEMIEKASAEAYPVGFSVGDLRDWTPEPDVDVVVSNAALQWVPGHEGLLVRWAAELPTGAWLAVQVPGNFDAPSHRALREVAARSLLRDDPVLDPVGYAALLADAGCTVDAWETTYVHQLPFVAGADHPVLTWMEGTALRPVRAALDADEWAVFRATLGARLALAYPARGSVVAFPFRRVFFVART; encoded by the coding sequence ATGTGGGATCCGAGCACGTATCTGCGGTACGGGGACGAGCGGTCGCGACCGTTCTACGACCTGGTGGCCCGCGTCGGGGCGGACCGGCCGCGCGCCGTCGTCGACCTCGGCTGCGGGCCCGGCAACCTCACCGCCACGCTCGCCCAGCGCTGGCCCGACGCCCGGGTACGGGGCATCGACTCCTCGGCGGAGATGATCGAAAAGGCATCGGCTGAGGCGTACCCGGTGGGATTTTCGGTGGGCGACCTGCGCGACTGGACCCCGGAGCCGGACGTGGACGTGGTCGTGTCCAACGCGGCCCTGCAGTGGGTGCCCGGGCACGAGGGCCTGCTGGTGCGCTGGGCGGCCGAGCTGCCCACGGGGGCATGGCTGGCCGTGCAGGTGCCCGGCAACTTCGACGCGCCGTCGCACCGGGCGCTGCGCGAGGTCGCCGCGCGATCGCTGCTTCGGGACGATCCGGTCCTCGACCCGGTGGGCTACGCCGCACTGCTGGCCGACGCCGGGTGCACGGTCGACGCCTGGGAGACCACGTACGTGCATCAGTTGCCGTTCGTGGCGGGTGCGGACCACCCGGTGCTGACCTGGATGGAGGGGACCGCGCTGCGGCCGGTGCGGGCGGCACTGGACGCCGACGAGTGGGCCGTGTTCCGGGCCACGCTCGGCGCGCGCCTGGCCCTCGCGTATCCCGCGCGCGGTAGCGTCGTGGCGTTCCCGTTCCGGCGGGTCTTCTTCGTCGCGCGTACCTAA
- a CDS encoding aldo/keto reductase: MIGLGAWQLGADWGEVSEDAAFATLAAAVESGVTFIDTADVYGDGRSEQLIGRFLRQHGGDLFVATKMGRRVPQEPSAYTLDNFRAWNDRSRTNLGVDTLDLVQLHCPPTPVYHTGAVFDALDTLVQEKRIAAYGVSVETCDEALAAIARPGVASVQIILNALRLKPLEQVLPAAAAAGVGIIARVPLASGLLSGRYDENTRFAADDHRNYNRHGESFDVGETFSGVDYATGLSAVRRLKPLVPAGETMAQFALRWIVDQPAVTVVIPGARNPEQAHANASAAALAPLPPEAHATVTAVYDELVRPQVHHRW; the protein is encoded by the coding sequence GTGATCGGACTCGGCGCCTGGCAGCTCGGCGCGGACTGGGGCGAGGTGAGCGAGGACGCGGCGTTCGCGACGCTCGCGGCCGCGGTCGAGTCCGGCGTCACGTTCATCGACACCGCCGACGTGTACGGCGACGGCCGCAGCGAGCAGCTCATCGGCCGGTTCCTGCGCCAGCACGGCGGGGACCTGTTCGTCGCCACCAAGATGGGCCGGCGCGTGCCGCAGGAGCCCTCGGCGTACACGCTGGACAACTTCCGGGCCTGGAACGACCGGTCCCGCACCAACCTCGGCGTCGACACGCTCGACCTGGTGCAGCTGCACTGCCCGCCCACGCCCGTGTACCACACCGGGGCGGTCTTCGACGCGCTGGACACCCTGGTGCAGGAGAAGCGCATCGCCGCGTACGGGGTGAGCGTGGAGACCTGCGACGAGGCGCTCGCCGCCATCGCCCGCCCCGGCGTGGCCAGCGTCCAGATCATCCTGAACGCCCTGCGCCTCAAGCCGCTGGAGCAGGTCCTGCCCGCCGCGGCCGCCGCCGGCGTGGGCATCATCGCCCGGGTGCCACTGGCCAGCGGGCTGCTCTCCGGCCGGTACGACGAGAACACCCGGTTCGCCGCGGACGACCACCGCAACTACAACCGGCACGGCGAGTCGTTCGACGTGGGCGAGACCTTCTCCGGCGTCGACTACGCCACCGGCCTGTCCGCCGTACGCCGCCTCAAGCCGCTGGTGCCGGCCGGCGAGACGATGGCCCAGTTCGCGCTGCGCTGGATCGTCGACCAGCCCGCCGTGACCGTGGTGATCCCCGGCGCGCGCAACCCCGAGCAGGCCCACGCGAACGCCTCGGCCGCCGCGCTCGCACCGTTGCCGCCCGAGGCGCACGCCACGGTCACCGCCGTGTACGACGAGCTCGTCCGCCCCCAGGTGCACCACCGGTGGTGA
- a CDS encoding cold-shock protein, giving the protein MAQGTVKWFNADKGFGFITVDGGGSDVFVHFSAIQTSGYRTLEENQRVEFEIAQGQKGPQAEQVRPI; this is encoded by the coding sequence ATGGCGCAGGGAACCGTGAAGTGGTTCAACGCAGACAAGGGCTTCGGCTTCATCACCGTTGACGGCGGGGGTTCCGACGTCTTCGTCCACTTCTCGGCGATCCAGACCAGCGGCTACCGGACGCTGGAGGAGAACCAGCGGGTGGAGTTCGAGATCGCGCAGGGCCAGAAGGGCCCGCAGGCTGAGCAGGTCCGCCCCATCTGA
- a CDS encoding DUF4235 domain-containing protein — translation MSGLMGKVAYKPVGMLLGIGAGLLAGVIFKQVWKVAAGDDDAPDATDEERGWGEVLAAAALQGAIFAVVKAAVDRGGAAGVRSLTGKWPH, via the coding sequence GTGAGTGGATTGATGGGAAAGGTCGCTTATAAGCCGGTCGGGATGCTGCTGGGGATCGGTGCCGGTTTGCTGGCCGGCGTCATCTTCAAGCAGGTCTGGAAGGTGGCCGCTGGCGACGACGACGCCCCCGACGCCACCGACGAGGAACGCGGGTGGGGCGAGGTCCTGGCGGCCGCCGCGCTCCAGGGCGCGATCTTCGCCGTGGTGAAGGCCGCGGTCGACCGGGGCGGCGCCGCAGGGGTCCGCAGCCTCACCGGCAAGTGGCCGCATTGA
- a CDS encoding DUF3618 domain-containing protein, with protein sequence MATVNGKVDTQALRAEIQRTRADLGETVQALAAKADVKARVRRSAAHRVESARAHPVPLAAAASMVTGALVAVVVLLMIRRRRR encoded by the coding sequence ATGGCCACTGTCAACGGGAAGGTCGACACCCAGGCTTTGCGGGCGGAGATCCAGCGGACGCGCGCCGATCTCGGCGAAACGGTCCAGGCGCTCGCCGCCAAGGCCGATGTCAAGGCCCGGGTACGCCGTTCCGCCGCGCACCGCGTCGAAAGCGCCCGCGCGCACCCCGTACCGTTGGCCGCCGCCGCCTCCATGGTGACCGGCGCCCTCGTGGCCGTTGTCGTGTTGCTGATGATCCGGCGGAGGCGCCGGTGA
- a CDS encoding phage holin family protein, translating to MADVLERAPARPVAEQSTAELVQRASEQISLLVRDELTLAKAELTDKAKHAGVGLGLFGGGGALAFYGVGALVAGGVLLLDLVLPAWAAALIVAGALFIIAAVLALVGKGQVSRAVPPMPEAAASGLRADLDAVTTAVRSHGTNGGRL from the coding sequence ATGGCCGATGTTCTCGAACGCGCTCCGGCTCGGCCGGTCGCCGAGCAGTCCACCGCCGAGTTGGTGCAACGCGCCAGCGAACAGATTTCCCTGCTGGTCCGCGACGAGCTGACGCTCGCCAAGGCCGAGCTCACCGACAAGGCCAAGCACGCCGGGGTCGGGCTGGGCCTGTTCGGCGGCGGGGGCGCACTGGCGTTCTACGGCGTCGGGGCGCTGGTCGCCGGGGGCGTGCTGCTCCTGGACCTGGTCCTGCCGGCGTGGGCGGCCGCGCTGATCGTGGCCGGCGCGCTCTTCATCATCGCGGCCGTGCTCGCGCTGGTGGGCAAGGGGCAGGTCAGCCGGGCGGTGCCGCCGATGCCCGAGGCGGCCGCCTCGGGCCTGCGCGCCGACCTCGACGCGGTGACCACGGCCGTGCGGTCGCACGGCACGAACGGCGGGCGGTTGTGA
- a CDS encoding mechanosensitive ion channel family protein — translation METLLWAIAATLGAAAVALGAVEVVHRVIRRLGRHSILLRELSDHAHRPFQVAASLLAAEVAVRSAVGDFAGRTAVVHLLVLAVIGAFAWLVGALMLVVEDVALDRFRTDVPDNRRARKLHTQVVMLRRVTVAAIVVITFGVMLMTFPHVRAVGASLLASAGIIGVLAGLAAQSTLSNVFAGLQLTFSDALRLDDVVVVENEWGRIEELTLTYVVVQIWDDRRLIMPTTYFTSKPFQNWTRTRAAVLGTAELDVDWAVPVQAMREELRRLMEGTQLWDGRVCVLQVTDAVGGMVRIRALVSAVDAPTLWDLRCLVREHLVGWIREQHPTALPRLRAEVGDGANQLVWQWSKPLREAPVEGEPDHDARVFGGSQEGEARAADFEGPADRSRT, via the coding sequence GTGGAGACCCTGCTGTGGGCGATCGCTGCGACGCTCGGCGCCGCGGCGGTCGCCCTCGGCGCGGTCGAGGTGGTGCACCGGGTCATCCGCCGGCTCGGCCGGCACTCGATTCTCCTACGGGAGCTGTCCGATCACGCCCACCGGCCGTTCCAGGTGGCGGCGTCGCTGCTGGCGGCCGAGGTAGCCGTCCGCAGCGCGGTGGGGGACTTCGCGGGGCGGACGGCCGTCGTACACCTGCTGGTCCTGGCCGTGATCGGCGCGTTCGCCTGGCTGGTGGGCGCGCTCATGCTGGTCGTCGAGGACGTGGCGCTGGACCGCTTCCGCACCGACGTGCCCGACAACCGGCGGGCCCGGAAGCTGCACACCCAGGTGGTGATGCTGCGCAGGGTGACGGTCGCGGCGATCGTCGTGATCACGTTCGGCGTGATGCTGATGACGTTTCCGCACGTCCGGGCCGTGGGCGCCAGCCTGCTGGCCTCCGCGGGGATCATCGGTGTGCTGGCCGGGTTGGCCGCGCAGAGCACGCTGAGCAACGTGTTCGCCGGGCTCCAGCTCACCTTCAGCGACGCGCTGCGCCTGGACGACGTGGTGGTCGTCGAGAACGAGTGGGGCCGCATCGAGGAGCTGACCCTCACGTACGTGGTGGTGCAGATCTGGGACGACCGCCGGTTGATCATGCCGACGACGTACTTCACCTCCAAGCCGTTCCAAAACTGGACCCGGACCCGGGCGGCGGTGCTGGGCACCGCGGAGCTCGACGTGGACTGGGCGGTGCCGGTCCAGGCCATGCGCGAGGAGCTGCGCCGCCTGATGGAGGGCACCCAGCTGTGGGACGGCCGGGTGTGCGTCCTGCAGGTCACCGACGCGGTCGGCGGCATGGTCCGGATCCGGGCGCTGGTCAGCGCCGTGGACGCGCCGACCCTCTGGGACCTGCGCTGCCTGGTCCGCGAGCACCTGGTCGGGTGGATCCGCGAGCAGCACCCGACCGCGCTGCCGCGCCTGCGCGCGGAGGTCGGCGACGGCGCCAACCAGCTCGTGTGGCAGTGGTCCAAGCCGCTGCGCGAGGCGCCCGTGGAGGGCGAGCCGGACCACGACGCGCGGGTCTTCGGCGGCAGCCAGGAGGGCGAGGCCCGAGCGGCCGACTTCGAGGGCCCGGCGGACCGATCAAGAACATAG
- a CDS encoding DUF6042 family protein: protein MATDWQRAVMVPSWIRWLPCSFAFLTVVPDQERFRRSAWSMLPWDKPVWCDPGSVDDWVVQAQRYHPRREADHAELHARDHYDRVVRVRAARVELFTEMCLRRGLPVPHTLDELLACLVGFGLFEMDGEWLLPRLDQNPVDVLPLVGEEVVNEHRAQQDDRTVLVAITVRELAEHSRPRWRRRLVETDIGALAGALRMPVEEIRRALTQLGEIAGLVVEPAPAVAQDRVRITVTWPAFARLFPFDDLPAPEHAV from the coding sequence GTGGCCACCGATTGGCAGCGCGCCGTGATGGTGCCTTCGTGGATCCGCTGGCTGCCGTGTTCGTTCGCTTTTCTGACGGTCGTGCCCGATCAGGAGCGGTTCCGCCGCTCGGCGTGGTCAATGCTGCCGTGGGACAAACCGGTCTGGTGTGACCCCGGGTCGGTCGACGACTGGGTCGTCCAGGCGCAGCGCTACCACCCACGCCGCGAGGCCGACCACGCCGAGCTGCACGCCCGGGACCACTACGACCGGGTGGTGCGGGTGCGGGCGGCCCGGGTCGAGCTCTTCACCGAGATGTGCCTCCGGCGCGGGCTGCCGGTGCCGCACACCCTGGACGAGCTGCTGGCCTGTCTGGTCGGGTTCGGACTGTTCGAGATGGACGGTGAGTGGCTGCTGCCCCGGCTCGATCAGAACCCGGTCGACGTCCTGCCGCTGGTCGGCGAGGAGGTCGTCAACGAGCACCGGGCCCAGCAGGACGACCGCACCGTGCTGGTCGCGATCACCGTGCGGGAGCTGGCCGAGCACAGCCGCCCGCGCTGGCGGCGCCGCCTGGTCGAGACCGACATCGGCGCGCTGGCCGGCGCGCTGCGCATGCCGGTCGAGGAGATCCGGCGGGCGCTCACCCAGCTGGGCGAGATCGCCGGCCTCGTCGTCGAGCCGGCGCCCGCGGTCGCCCAGGATCGGGTACGCATCACCGTGACCTGGCCCGCGTTCGCGCGGCTGTTCCCGTTCGACGACCTGCCGGCACCCGAGCACGCCGTTTGA
- a CDS encoding glycoside hydrolase family 3 protein, whose amino-acid sequence MSEAGRDLVRLAGAVLQPGFEGTSPPPWVRRWLGEGLGGVALFGRNVENPAQVAALTAALRAERPDVIVAIDEEAGDVTRFETRQGSSRPGNLALGAVDDVALTEAVARDLGHDLAQAGITLDYAPDADVNVNPDNPVIGVRAFGADPDLVARHTAAWITGLQSAGVAACAKHFPGHGDTSVDSHIDVPRIGSSRAELDVRELPPFRAAIAAGVQAIMTGHLLVPAVDPYRPATLSRAVVTDLLRDELGFPGAVITDGIEMRALTRRYGLEGAAVQSLAAGVDAICVGGDHADEGTASRLRAAIVEAVTSGALPEERLAEAAKRVEQLAAWTAQARAAAMPDRPGGAPVGLAAARRAVRVIGTGLPLAAPPHVVEFEPPLNMAIGPETPWGVAVPLLALLPGTTATRLSAEADGFILAADGRPLVLVVRDLHRYDWMARAVASALAARPDAVVVEMGVAEKVVGAVHVATFGATRACGQAAAEVLAGRTA is encoded by the coding sequence ATGTCCGAAGCTGGCCGCGACCTGGTTCGCCTCGCCGGCGCGGTGTTGCAGCCGGGCTTCGAGGGCACGTCACCGCCGCCGTGGGTCCGTCGCTGGCTGGGCGAAGGGCTCGGTGGGGTGGCGCTCTTCGGGCGCAACGTCGAGAACCCCGCGCAGGTGGCCGCCCTGACCGCCGCGCTGCGCGCCGAGCGGCCGGACGTGATCGTGGCGATCGACGAGGAGGCCGGCGACGTCACCCGGTTCGAGACGCGGCAGGGCAGCTCGCGTCCGGGCAACCTGGCGCTCGGTGCGGTCGACGACGTGGCGCTGACCGAGGCGGTCGCCCGCGACCTGGGCCACGACCTGGCGCAGGCGGGCATCACGCTGGACTACGCGCCGGACGCCGACGTCAACGTCAACCCGGACAACCCGGTGATCGGCGTGCGCGCGTTCGGGGCCGACCCGGATCTGGTGGCCCGGCACACCGCCGCCTGGATCACCGGGCTGCAGTCCGCCGGGGTGGCCGCCTGCGCCAAGCACTTCCCGGGGCACGGGGACACGAGCGTCGACTCGCACATCGACGTACCCCGGATCGGATCGTCGCGGGCGGAGCTGGACGTGCGGGAATTGCCGCCGTTTCGCGCGGCGATCGCCGCCGGGGTCCAGGCGATCATGACGGGTCACCTGCTCGTGCCGGCGGTCGACCCGTACCGGCCGGCGACGCTGAGCCGCGCGGTCGTGACCGATCTGCTCCGCGACGAGCTCGGCTTTCCCGGCGCGGTGATCACCGACGGCATCGAGATGCGCGCGCTCACCCGCCGCTACGGCCTGGAAGGGGCCGCGGTCCAGTCGCTCGCCGCGGGCGTGGACGCCATCTGCGTCGGGGGCGACCACGCCGACGAGGGTACGGCGAGCCGGCTGCGCGCCGCGATCGTCGAGGCGGTGACCTCGGGGGCGCTGCCGGAGGAGCGGCTCGCCGAGGCGGCCAAGCGGGTCGAGCAGCTCGCCGCGTGGACCGCCCAGGCGCGGGCCGCCGCGATGCCGGACCGACCGGGCGGGGCCCCGGTCGGCCTGGCGGCGGCGCGGCGAGCGGTACGGGTCATCGGCACCGGCCTGCCGCTCGCCGCGCCGCCGCACGTCGTGGAGTTCGAGCCGCCCCTCAACATGGCGATCGGGCCGGAGACGCCGTGGGGCGTCGCCGTACCCCTGCTGGCTCTGCTGCCGGGCACGACGGCCACGCGGCTGTCGGCGGAGGCCGACGGATTCATCCTTGCGGCTGACGGGCGGCCGCTCGTGCTTGTCGTGCGCGACCTACACCGGTACGACTGGATGGCGCGCGCGGTGGCGTCGGCGCTGGCCGCCCGGCCGGACGCGGTGGTGGTGGAGATGGGCGTGGCGGAGAAGGTGGTGGGTGCGGTGCACGTGGCGACGTTCGGGGCGACCCGGGCGTGCGGGCAGGCGGCCGCCGAGGTCCTCGCCGGACGGACGGCCTGA
- a CDS encoding MarR family transcriptional regulator, whose translation MDLETSTRQLATGLARVAVAVHVAEGPSAKLERTIAQQQVLLLLSRRSEIYPLADLSADLNMTTQATMAAVSTLAREGLVTVDPSPSYAPHSVRVALTAQGRVQSPELLNWAADLLAELHNLDHEGQYQLLGVVSDHIRRMQREGQIPVTKMCVTCRFFDGYAHPGTEEPHHCWLIDKPFGHQHLRVRCPEGQPGEGPTRPEA comes from the coding sequence GTGGACCTCGAAACCTCAACCCGCCAGCTCGCCACCGGCCTGGCCCGCGTGGCGGTCGCCGTCCACGTGGCCGAGGGACCGTCGGCGAAGTTGGAGCGCACCATCGCCCAACAACAAGTGCTCCTCCTGCTCAGCCGCCGCAGCGAGATCTACCCGCTCGCCGACCTGTCCGCCGACCTCAACATGACCACCCAGGCGACCATGGCGGCCGTGTCGACGCTCGCCCGCGAGGGCCTGGTCACGGTCGACCCGTCCCCGTCGTACGCGCCGCACTCGGTGCGGGTGGCGCTGACGGCGCAGGGGCGCGTCCAGTCCCCCGAGCTGCTCAACTGGGCCGCCGACCTGCTCGCCGAGTTGCACAACCTCGACCACGAGGGGCAGTACCAGCTGCTCGGCGTGGTCAGTGACCACATCCGGCGGATGCAGCGCGAGGGCCAGATCCCGGTCACCAAGATGTGCGTGACGTGCCGGTTCTTCGACGGGTACGCGCATCCCGGCACCGAGGAGCCACACCACTGCTGGCTGATCGACAAGCCGTTCGGCCACCAGCATCTGCGGGTGCGCTGCCCGGAGGGTCAGCCCGGCGAGGGACCCACCAGGCCGGAGGCATAA
- a CDS encoding RecQ family ATP-dependent DNA helicase, giving the protein MMLPLFLSRRVRRAARTQFGWRRLRPGQLGPMKAVLRRRDALVVLPTGGGKSAVYQVPATLLPGPTVVISPLLALQQDQIAALNNRPGMHAVRVSSAETPGQRAAALEALRRGEARFLFITPEQLAQPERLAEVRALKPSLVAVDEAHCISSWGYDFRPDYLALGHFIDGLGRPPVLALTATASPPVRDDITARLRLRDPLVVVSGLDRSNLFLEVAHCPDEDYRWRRLVALLRADTGPGIVYVPTRRAAEELGERLSAAGFGAQAYHGGMAAGMREKRHRDFLAGKVPVMVATSAFGMGIDKPDIRWVAHMALPDSPDSYQQEIGRAGRDGDPARALLLWRAEDVALQRFFTGGAPDEKELRDLAAVLRTGPLSRTALRDRTGLGTRRLGQLLGLLEEVGAAVPAGPHKLTAPPYAPIPAEAARAALAEVERQQALQRSRTDMMRAFAERRSCRGQALLAYFGEHLSKPCGHCDNCAAGRAHRSNGAGPFPLHSTVRHAEWGLGMVLAYEADRMTVLFDDVGYKTLSVPVVRAQGLLSTLSGVDR; this is encoded by the coding sequence ATGATGCTGCCGCTGTTCCTCTCCCGCCGGGTGCGCCGCGCCGCGCGTACCCAATTTGGCTGGCGTCGCCTGCGACCCGGCCAGCTCGGTCCGATGAAGGCCGTGCTGCGCCGCCGCGACGCGCTCGTCGTCCTGCCGACCGGCGGCGGCAAGTCCGCCGTCTACCAGGTGCCGGCGACGCTGCTGCCCGGACCCACGGTGGTGATCTCCCCGCTGCTCGCCCTGCAGCAGGACCAGATCGCCGCGCTCAACAACCGACCCGGCATGCACGCCGTCCGGGTCAGCTCCGCCGAGACGCCCGGCCAGCGGGCCGCGGCCCTGGAAGCGTTGCGCCGCGGCGAGGCCCGGTTCCTGTTCATCACCCCGGAGCAGCTCGCCCAGCCGGAGCGGCTGGCCGAGGTGCGCGCCCTGAAGCCGAGCCTGGTCGCGGTCGACGAGGCGCACTGCATCTCCTCCTGGGGGTACGACTTCCGCCCCGACTACCTAGCGCTCGGTCACTTCATCGACGGGCTGGGCCGGCCTCCCGTCCTCGCGCTCACCGCCACGGCCTCCCCGCCGGTCCGCGACGACATCACCGCCCGGCTCCGCCTGCGCGACCCGCTCGTCGTGGTGTCCGGGCTGGACCGGTCCAACCTCTTCCTCGAGGTGGCCCACTGCCCCGACGAGGACTACCGCTGGCGCCGCCTCGTCGCGCTGCTCCGAGCGGACACCGGGCCCGGCATCGTGTACGTCCCGACCCGGCGCGCCGCCGAGGAGCTGGGCGAGCGGCTGTCCGCGGCCGGGTTCGGGGCGCAGGCGTACCACGGCGGGATGGCCGCGGGCATGCGGGAGAAGCGGCACCGGGACTTCCTCGCGGGCAAGGTGCCGGTCATGGTCGCCACGTCGGCGTTCGGGATGGGCATCGACAAGCCGGACATCCGGTGGGTGGCGCACATGGCGCTGCCGGACTCGCCGGACAGCTACCAGCAGGAGATCGGGCGCGCCGGGCGGGACGGCGACCCGGCGCGGGCGCTGCTGCTGTGGCGGGCCGAGGACGTGGCGCTGCAGCGGTTCTTCACCGGCGGCGCGCCGGACGAGAAGGAGCTGCGCGACCTGGCCGCCGTGCTGCGCACCGGCCCGCTGAGCCGCACCGCGCTGCGCGACCGCACCGGGCTGGGCACCCGCCGGCTCGGCCAGCTGCTCGGCCTGCTGGAGGAGGTCGGCGCGGCGGTGCCGGCCGGACCGCACAAGCTCACCGCGCCCCCGTACGCGCCGATCCCCGCCGAGGCGGCCCGCGCCGCGCTGGCCGAGGTGGAGCGGCAGCAGGCCCTGCAGCGCTCGCGCACCGACATGATGCGGGCGTTCGCCGAACGCCGCTCGTGCCGCGGCCAGGCGCTGCTCGCGTACTTCGGCGAGCACCTCAGCAAGCCCTGCGGGCACTGCGACAACTGCGCCGCCGGGCGCGCGCACCGCTCCAACGGCGCCGGGCCGTTTCCGCTGCACAGCACGGTACGGCACGCGGAGTGGGGCCTCGGCATGGTGCTGGCGTACGAGGCGGACCGGATGACGGTTCTGTTCGACGACGTCGGGTACAAGACCCTATCGGTGCCGGTCGTCCGGGCCCAGGGATTGCTGTCTACCCTGAGCGGGGTCGACCGCTGA
- a CDS encoding class I SAM-dependent methyltransferase, with amino-acid sequence MDETLYAGSAPYYAVGRMPYPQEVADALRRELGLDGTGRLLDVGCGPGSLTRLLAPLFAATVGIDADAGMLAAAPAVPGVTWRRMRAEELPGDLGTFRVVTFAQSFHWMDRQRVAGLVRPMLEAGGAWVHVGAITHRGRVQAGAPPYDEIDALIARYLGPVRRAGQGLLPGGTLGGEEDVMRAAGYRGPARLVVGGDTAVERSTDEVVAAVFSLSNAAPHLFGERLADFERDLRALLGGGPFTEHTHPVELVIWS; translated from the coding sequence GTGGACGAGACCCTGTACGCCGGCAGCGCCCCGTACTACGCGGTGGGCCGCATGCCGTACCCGCAAGAGGTGGCCGACGCGCTCCGGCGCGAGCTGGGGCTGGACGGCACCGGACGGTTGCTGGACGTGGGCTGCGGACCGGGGTCGCTGACGCGGCTGCTGGCGCCGCTGTTCGCGGCAACGGTCGGGATCGACGCGGACGCCGGGATGCTCGCCGCCGCGCCGGCCGTCCCTGGCGTGACGTGGCGCCGGATGCGGGCCGAGGAGCTGCCCGGCGACCTGGGCACGTTCCGGGTGGTGACGTTCGCGCAGTCGTTCCACTGGATGGACCGGCAGCGGGTCGCGGGCCTGGTCCGGCCGATGCTCGAGGCCGGCGGCGCCTGGGTGCACGTCGGCGCCATCACGCACCGCGGCCGGGTCCAGGCGGGCGCGCCGCCGTACGACGAGATCGACGCCCTGATCGCCCGCTACCTCGGGCCGGTGCGGCGGGCCGGGCAGGGCCTCCTGCCCGGCGGCACCCTGGGCGGGGAGGAGGACGTCATGCGGGCCGCCGGCTACCGCGGCCCGGCGCGGCTGGTGGTCGGCGGCGACACGGCCGTCGAACGCTCCACGGACGAGGTGGTAGCCGCCGTCTTCTCGCTGTCGAACGCCGCGCCGCACCTGTTCGGCGAGCGGCTGGCCGACTTCGAGCGGGACCTGCGCGCCCTGCTCGGCGGCGGGCCCTTCACCGAGCACACCCACCCGGTCGAGCTCGTCATCTGGAGTTAG